One Tripterygium wilfordii isolate XIE 37 chromosome 10, ASM1340144v1, whole genome shotgun sequence DNA segment encodes these proteins:
- the LOC120006812 gene encoding uncharacterized protein LOC120006812, with translation MYSFSNTALWLLHQKQERESMTKALKHTSTQQKRKTENACAKPKISNFKAYVLRVGEAVIQTTALPLALARTFCPTRDGGRLVVKRCAQHNMSRTREGGDHTLRWGKAAKLSLV, from the exons ATGTACAGTTTCTCTAATACAGCTTTGTGGCTACTGCAccaaaaacaagagagagagagcatgaCAAAAGCACTAAAGCACACTAGTacccaacaaaaaagaaagacggAGAATGCATGTGCAAAACCAAaaatttcaaacttcaaagcctATGTGTTGAGAGTAGGTGAGGCAGTCATACAAACTACAGCACTGCCTCTGGCTCTGGCTCGCACATTTTGCCCTACAAGAGATGGTGGACGGCTAGTTGTGAAAAGATGTGCTCAACACAATATGTCAAGGACTAGAGAAG GTGGAGATCATACCCTAAGATGGGGAAAAGCTGCCAAACTCTCTCTTGTTTGA
- the LOC120007691 gene encoding F-box protein At3g07870-like, with protein MYSDSERPGKKRRTKLEDDSQESQTTGMERLPTDIVIDILLRLPITSLVQFKLVCRGWRILAKNPQFPNLHLSFTSENDPCLILHCDFPIRNQLHFLDFSAEDDKKDKVKRLHTPFQAKMPEFDVVGSCNGLLCLSDSLFNEALYLFNPFTTSYVELPKSIQYPDQEVVFGFGFSERTKEYKVVKIVYYRNGHSSSYKLSRRMIYTQSEVQILTLGSSSWRSLGKVPHQLVRRHSEALVNGRLHWASRPRRFNPARRIISFDLADERFLEVEKPDCGGLSRCNYHLAVLRGCLSAAVYCNYGRLEIWVMKEYNVKESWVKEFNIGSYMPKGLKQHVEQPFKNWKNGSNGRVVRVLCQLKNGEILLEYKNRVLACYDPKQGKFRDLVLQGTPNWFQTVVHVGSLNWIDTPSYI; from the coding sequence ATGTACTCTGATAGTGAGAGGCCGGGGAAGAAGAGAAGGACCAAGCTTGAAGATGATTCACAAGAATCACAAACGACGGGTATGGAGCGGTTGCCTACTGACATCGTAATTGACATACTTTTAAGATTACCCATCACGTCTTTGGTTCAATTCAAGCTTGTTTGCAGAGGTTGGAGAATCCTAGCAAAAAACCCTCAATTTCCTAATCTCCATCTCTCCTTCACATCCGAGAACGATCCTTGTCTCATCCTTCACTGCGATTTCCCAATCCGGAATCAACTTCACTTTCTGGATTTCTCTGCTGAGGACGACAAGAAAGACAAGGTGAAGAGATTGCATACGCCTTTTCAAGCAAAGATGCCTGAATTTGATGTGGTAGGTTCATGTAATGGCTTGTTGTGCTTATCTGATTCTTTGTTCAATGAAGCACTTTATTTATTCAATCCTTTCACAACCAGTTATGTAGAATTGCCCAAATCTATTCAATACCCTGATCAAGAAGTTGTTTTTGGATTTGGGTTTAGTGAGAGGACCAAGGAATACAAGGTAGTCAAGATAGTTTATTATAGGAATGGTCATAGTAGTAGCTATAAGCTTTCGCGTAGAATGATTTATACACAATCAGAGGTTCAAATTCTAACACTAGGCAGCTCCAGTTGGAGAAGTTTAGGCAAAGTACCACACCAGCTTGTCCGCAGGCACTCGGAGGCTTTGGTTAATGGAAGACTTCATTGGGCTAGTCGTCCGCGCAGATTCAACCCAGCTCGCAGAATCATCTCATTTGACTTAGCCGATGAGAGATTCTTGGAGGTTGAAAAACCAGATTGTGGTGGACTAAGTAGGTGTAATTATCATCTGGCAGTACTAAGAGGGTGCCTTTCTGCTGCTGTTTATTGCAATTATGGAAGATTGGAGATCTGGGTCATGAAAGAGTATAATGTGAAGGAGTCATGGGTTAAAGAATTCAATATTGGGTCTTACATGCCAAAGGGACTGAAACAACATGTGGAGCAGCCTTTCAAGAACTGGAAGAATGGCTCCAATGGAAGAGTAGTGAGAGTTTTGTGTCAATTGAAAAATGGTGAGATTCTGTTGGAGTACAAAAATAGAGTCCTTGCTTGTTATGACCCAAAGCAAGGGAAGTTCAGGGATCTTGTGCTTCAAGGAACACCTAATTGGTTTCAAACAGTCGTTCATGTGGGGAGCCTCAATTGGATTGACACCCCCAGTTACATATAA
- the LOC120007742 gene encoding F-box protein At3g07870-like, with the protein MDGLPRELALDILSKLPIASILQAKLVCRSWRNLVRHPLLLRMHFSCTAEDNTVVVLHSDHPVRNQLLTVEFSADNENTEIVKRIDLPMMPEFDVVGSINGFLCFCDSFYKNSLYLYNPRANSHKELPGSERFPNQDVVLGFGFHPKTEEFKVVKIVYYSRFHHGIFARHRLSRQQSEVQILTLGCNKSWRSLGQLPYNLIQPPCQVLFKERLHWVTRPHRDSHGMRIISFDLAEEQFQIVPTPECGSLDRCGFTLVVLGDYLSAAVWCLDGKLEIWVMKEYDVKESWMKDFNIDATYVPRGFEQDVDISFTLKKLYTNSPLVRVLCLLMNGEILLAYKCRALVSYDPIRGTFKDLPHQGLPNWFQTVLVGRLDWNDTH; encoded by the coding sequence ATGGACGGTCTTCCGCGTGAGCTAGCACTTGACATACTATCAAAACTTCCTATAGCATCGATCCTGCAAGCCAAGCTTGTATGCCGATCATGGAGAAATTTGGTACGACACCCACTTCTTCTTCGTATGCATTTCTCTTGTACGGCAGAAGACAACACCGTTGTCGTCCTTCACTCCGACCATCCTGTCCGGAATCAACTTCTTACAGTAGAATTCTCTGCCGATAATGAGAACACTGAGATTGTAAAGAGAATTGATTTACCCATGATGCCCGAATTTGATGTGGTAGGTTCCATTAATgggtttttgtgcttttgtgatTCGTTCTACAAGAATTCACTCTATCTTTACAATCCTCGTGCCAATTCCCACAAAGAGCTACCGGGATCTGAACGGTTTCCAAATCAAGATGTGGTACTAGGGTTTGGTTTCCACCCAAAGACAGAGGAGTTCAAGGTTGTTAAGATAGTCTACTATAGCAGATTTCATCATGGCATCTTCGCTCGCCATAGATTATCCAGACAGCAATCAGAAGTTCAAATTTTGACTTTGGGTTGTAATAAGTCCTGGAGAAGTTTAGGGCAGTTGCCTTATAATCTCATTCAGCCTCCATGTCAGGTCTTGTTTAAGGAAAGGCTACATTGGGTCACTCGGCCTCACCGAGACAGCCATGGTATGAGGATCATATCCTTTGACCTAGCAGAGGAGCAGTTCCAAATTGTACCGACACCAGAATGTGGTAGCCTGGATCGATGTGGTTTCACCTTGGTGGTTCTTGGGGATTATCTTTCTGCGGCTGTTTGGTGCTTAGATGGGAAATTGGAGATTTGGGTGATGAAGGAATATGATGTGAAGGAGTCATGGATGAAGGATTTCAACATTGATGCAACTTATGTGCCAAGAGGATTTGAACAAGATGTGGATATATCTTTCACACTAAAAAAGTTATATACGAATAGTCCACTTGTTAGGGTTTTATGTCTGTTGATGAATGGAGAGATCTTGCTGGCATATAAATGCAGGGCTCTTGTTTCTTATGATCCAATACGTGGAACTTTCAAGGATCTTCCTCATCAAGGCTTGCCAAATTGGTTTCAGACAGTTCTCGTAGGTCGTCTGGACTGGAATGACACTCATTGA
- the LOC120007108 gene encoding F-box protein At3g07870-like, which produces MNNGEDKKQSSISMILSLPREIILDILSRLPIASLVPIKFLCRAGRTFSQDPDLVRMHYSRIIHSDPSLVLHSDCPVRNQIYCLDSSFSDEDNGVVKKIDVPSTLPAFDLVASCNGLLCLCDSLHRSTLYVINPFTKDCIELPRSTLCSEKSMFDDKVVFGFGYNPKSKEYKVIKIANHGGQYMCRVGFIPTNAEIEVLTIGSSTWRVVQNLRCNFIKLSSPALINGRLHWITWQHGAARKFLAFDIVSEQLHEIPKPDCDSFEKYNSHLVVLRGCLAAASEQGKGGNIIEIWVMRQYNVKESWIKEFSIGAYIPKALESADDLSVRTSSFFLSKNQVRVLCNLKNEEILLLYKCRALVSYDPKSGEFKDLMYQGMPNWFKAVVHVGSLNWIDHPVDV; this is translated from the coding sequence ATGAATAACGGTGAAGATAAGAAGCAGAGCTCAATAAGCATGATCCTTAGTCTTCCCCGTGAAATCATTCTAGACATCCTGTCAAGACTGCCCATAGCATCTTTAGTCCCAATCAAGTTCTTATGCCGAGCCGGGCGAACTTTTTCTCAAGATCCTGATCTTGTTCGCATGCATTATTCCCGCATAATTCATAGTGATCCATCCCTTGTCTTACACTCAGATTGTCCGGTCCGAAACCAGATTTACTGTTTAgattcttctttttctgatgAAGATAACGGGGTGGTGAAGAAAATTGATGTGCCTTCAACCCTGCCCGCGTTTGATTTAGTAGCCTCGTGTAATGGCTTGCTATGCTTGTGTGATTCATTGCACCGTAGTACTCTCTATGTCATCAATCCCTTCACTAAGGACTGCATAGAGCTGCCACGGTCAACACTCTGTTCAGAAAAGTCAATGTTCGATGACAAGGTAGTGTTTGGTTTTGGTTACAATCCAAAATCGAAAGAGTACAAAGTGATCAAGATAGCAAATCATGGAGGTCAATACATGTGCCGAGTTGGATTCATTCCCACAAATGCAGAGATTGAAGTTCTCACCATTGGCAGCTCAACATGGAGAGTTGTACAAAATCTACGTTGCAATTTCATTAAATTGTCATCGCCTGCCTTAATCAATGGAAGACTTCATTGGATCACTTGGCAACATGGAGCAGCTCGCAAGTTTCTCGCATTTGATATAGTGAGCGAGCAATTGCATGAGATACCAAAACCAGATTGTGATAGCTTTGAAAAGTATAATTCCCATTTGGTAGTTCTGAGAGGTTGCCTTGCAGCAGCTAGTGAGCAGGGTAAAGGTGGGAATATTATTGAAATTTGGGTTATGAGACAATACAATGTGAAGGAATCATGGATTAAGGAATTCAGCATTGGCGCTTACATTCCAAAGGCATTGGAATCAGCAGATGATTTATCCGTCAGAACTTCGAGCTTTTTTTTGAGCAAGAATCAGGTCCGGgttctatgcaatttgaaaaatgagGAGATTTTGTTGTTGTACAAATGCAGAGCCCTCGTTTCTTATGACCCAAAAAGTGGAGAATTCAAGGATCTTATGTATCAAGGAATGCCTAATTGGTTCAAAGCAGTTGTTCATGTTGGCAGCCTTAACTGGATTGACCACCCTGTTGATGTGTGA